A genomic segment from Nodularia sphaerocarpa UHCC 0038 encodes:
- a CDS encoding ParM/StbA family protein, translated as MTDQPSAATPMNAAAIPLNRVSASTPMNANPGANRPNLGGKTILSVDLGRTSTKTCITREPGNVVFVPANVQKMSIEQIRGGVFEARATDPLMDLWLEFQGNGYAVGQLAADFGANLGVGQSKVEDALIKVLASAGYFKLKDEISVIMGLPFLSLEQFEREKAQLTSQVSGPHVLNFRGESVSLNITKVWVMPEGYGSLLWSEAQPKTSGKVPDFTKIPVAVVDIGHQTIDLLMVDNFRFARGASKSEDFGMNKFYEMVAAEIDGADSQSLALISAVNKPKGERLYRPKGASKPTNLDDFLPNLIEMFSREICSRVLAWLPERVTDVIITGGGGEFFWEDVQRLLKEAQINAHLSAPSRQANALGQYIYGEAQLSAVRAARA; from the coding sequence ATGACAGACCAACCTTCCGCAGCTACGCCAATGAATGCCGCCGCCATACCTCTCAATAGGGTGTCAGCGTCTACCCCAATGAATGCTAATCCTGGAGCCAATAGGCCAAATCTAGGCGGCAAAACCATTCTCAGTGTTGATTTAGGCAGAACTTCTACCAAAACTTGTATCACTCGCGAACCAGGCAATGTAGTCTTCGTACCAGCCAACGTCCAGAAAATGTCCATAGAACAGATTAGGGGTGGCGTTTTTGAAGCCAGGGCTACTGACCCTCTCATGGATTTATGGCTGGAGTTTCAAGGCAATGGATATGCTGTTGGTCAGCTAGCAGCCGACTTTGGGGCGAATTTAGGAGTCGGACAATCTAAAGTAGAGGATGCACTCATAAAAGTTTTGGCCAGTGCCGGCTACTTCAAACTTAAAGACGAAATCTCAGTTATTATGGGTCTTCCTTTCCTTTCCTTAGAACAATTTGAAAGGGAAAAAGCTCAGTTGACCAGCCAGGTAAGTGGGCCTCATGTCTTGAACTTCCGAGGCGAATCTGTTTCGCTGAATATTACCAAAGTTTGGGTAATGCCAGAAGGTTATGGCAGCCTTCTCTGGTCGGAAGCTCAACCTAAGACTAGTGGTAAAGTCCCCGATTTCACGAAAATACCAGTAGCAGTTGTCGATATCGGACATCAAACCATTGATCTTTTGATGGTAGATAACTTCCGTTTTGCCCGTGGTGCTTCTAAGAGTGAAGACTTCGGGATGAACAAGTTCTATGAAATGGTAGCCGCCGAAATAGACGGAGCTGATAGTCAATCCTTAGCGCTGATTTCTGCTGTCAACAAACCCAAAGGTGAACGCTTATATCGTCCTAAAGGTGCCAGCAAACCTACCAACCTGGATGATTTTCTCCCCAACCTCATAGAAATGTTTTCTCGAGAGATTTGTAGTCGTGTGTTAGCCTGGTTACCAGAGCGAGTCACTGATGTGATTATCACTGGTGGCGGTGGTGAATTCTTCTGGGAAGACGTTCAACGTTTACTCAAAGAAGCTCAAATTAATGCCCATTTATCTGCACCTTCCCGCCAGGCTAACGCTTTGGGGCAGTATATTTATGGAGAGGCGCAATTGTCTGCCGTTCGAGCTGCTAGGGCTTAA
- a CDS encoding SDR family NAD(P)-dependent oxidoreductase — protein sequence MNIQGKVALITGASRGIGKAIALALAQRGIKRLILVARDRQKLTEVAHQIESMGVETTILSIDLTQTIEVNIAVAQLWRNYGPIHLLVNCAGVAYQTSFLQTKLPQVQEELSVNLLGMYNLTSLIARRMVSQKQGTIVNVSSLMGKVAAPTMATYSATKFAIIGFTQALRRELAEHNIRVIALLPTLTDTDMARDLKLFRWVIPMNPEQVAQVLVSGLQKDAPEILVGWQSHLAVWCQRLAPWLLEIILQIATPPTVRKPQLTAKRSFMTKIYRFSDLLWSRT from the coding sequence ATGAATATTCAAGGCAAAGTTGCTCTGATTACTGGGGCTTCTCGTGGTATTGGTAAGGCGATCGCACTTGCATTAGCGCAACGAGGAATCAAGCGGCTAATCTTGGTAGCACGCGATCGGCAAAAATTAACCGAAGTGGCTCACCAAATCGAATCAATGGGAGTAGAAACCACAATCTTGTCCATTGATTTAACTCAGACAATTGAAGTAAACATAGCCGTAGCCCAATTGTGGCGCAACTATGGCCCCATTCATCTGCTGGTTAATTGTGCAGGCGTAGCCTATCAAACGTCCTTTTTGCAGACCAAACTACCCCAAGTGCAAGAAGAACTCTCAGTCAACCTATTGGGAATGTACAACCTTACCAGCCTCATCGCCCGACGCATGGTGAGTCAAAAGCAAGGAACAATCGTCAATGTCTCCAGTTTGATGGGGAAAGTAGCAGCACCGACAATGGCGACTTATTCAGCCACCAAATTTGCCATCATCGGCTTTACCCAAGCCTTGCGGCGAGAACTCGCCGAACACAACATCCGGGTGATTGCCTTATTACCCACTCTCACAGACACAGATATGGCCCGTGATTTAAAATTATTTCGCTGGGTGATCCCCATGAACCCCGAACAAGTAGCGCAAGTCCTCGTGTCTGGATTGCAAAAAGATGCACCAGAAATTTTAGTCGGTTGGCAAAGTCATTTAGCAGTTTGGTGTCAACGTTTAGCCCCTTGGCTACTAGAGATAATTTTGCAAATCGCCACTCCGCCAACTGTGAGAAAACCACAGCTTACCGCGAAACGCAGTTTTATGACCAAAATTTATCGTTTTAGCGATCTCTTATGGTCAAGAACCTGA
- a CDS encoding glycosyl hydrolase family 57 has product MLTLPTTLPVLPEIIDNLPNICGWETEVLSVVNHDAPVFLPSTNIRLEDVKAVFAIALHMHQPTIPAGHDGGLISNLQYMFEHTHEGDNHNAAPFAHCYSRMGDLIPELVDQGCNPRVMLDYSGNLLWGLRQMGRNDILDNLKRITCDRTYQPYVEWLGTMWGHAVIPSTPIADIKLHIVAWQHHFAAIFGWSALARVKGFSPPEMHLPNHPDTLFAFIKALKECGYRWLLVQEHSVETISGQSLSHKHLPHRLIARNSHGETISITALIKTQGSDTKLVAQMQPYYEAKTLNKQQVGNVLIPPIVSQIGDGENGGVMMNEFPSAFKQAWGDMVNNGGGKSGVVGVCGTEYLELITDAGCQPEDYPTCQPVGQHQIWQRVSPENCQPKTVESAIQELKQINPNFHVDGASWTNHISWVKGYENIISPMYELSSLFHQKVDNILPTNSSEYRHLLLHNLLLQTSCFRYWGQGSWTDYGRNIYQRGKNLLQTISNSQ; this is encoded by the coding sequence ATGCTGACATTGCCTACCACGCTTCCTGTTCTGCCCGAAATCATCGACAATTTACCAAATATTTGCGGTTGGGAAACAGAGGTGCTTTCTGTAGTTAACCATGATGCACCTGTCTTTTTACCCTCAACCAATATCCGCCTAGAGGATGTAAAAGCTGTATTTGCGATCGCCTTACATATGCACCAGCCCACAATACCTGCTGGACATGATGGCGGCTTAATCAGCAATCTGCAATATATGTTTGAGCATACCCACGAAGGAGACAACCATAACGCCGCACCTTTCGCCCATTGTTACAGCCGCATGGGAGACTTGATCCCCGAACTCGTCGATCAAGGTTGTAACCCTCGTGTGATGTTGGATTACTCTGGTAATCTGTTGTGGGGACTCAGACAAATGGGACGCAACGATATTTTAGATAATCTCAAACGCATCACCTGCGATCGCACTTATCAACCTTATGTAGAATGGCTGGGGACAATGTGGGGTCATGCGGTGATACCTTCCACACCCATAGCTGATATTAAATTGCATATCGTCGCATGGCAACATCATTTTGCAGCAATTTTTGGTTGGTCAGCATTAGCAAGAGTCAAAGGATTTTCCCCCCCAGAAATGCACCTCCCAAATCATCCTGACACTTTATTTGCATTTATCAAAGCCTTGAAAGAATGCGGCTATCGCTGGTTACTTGTACAAGAACATTCCGTAGAAACAATTAGCGGACAATCTCTAAGTCACAAACATTTACCACATCGTTTAATAGCCCGTAATTCCCACGGCGAAACAATTAGTATTACAGCCTTAATTAAAACTCAAGGTTCAGATACGAAATTAGTTGCTCAGATGCAACCTTATTATGAAGCCAAAACTTTAAATAAACAACAAGTAGGAAATGTCTTAATTCCACCCATTGTTAGTCAAATTGGGGATGGTGAAAATGGTGGAGTAATGATGAATGAATTTCCCAGTGCATTCAAACAAGCTTGGGGAGATATGGTTAATAATGGAGGAGGTAAATCTGGAGTTGTTGGGGTGTGTGGTACAGAATATTTAGAATTAATCACAGATGCTGGTTGTCAACCCGAAGATTATCCCACCTGTCAGCCAGTAGGACAACATCAAATTTGGCAGAGAGTTTCACCGGAAAACTGCCAACCTAAAACGGTAGAAAGTGCCATTCAAGAATTAAAGCAAATCAACCCTAACTTTCATGTAGATGGAGCTTCATGGACAAATCATATTAGTTGGGTAAAAGGATATGAAAATATTATCTCTCCCATGTATGAATTAAGCAGTTTATTCCATCAAAAGGTAGATAACATATTGCCCACTAATTCATCAGAATATCGCCATCTGCTTTTACATAACCTGTTGCTGCAAACTAGCTGTTTTCGTTATTGGGGACAAGGTTCCTGGACTGACTATGGGCGGAATATTTACCAAAGGGGCAAAAACTTGCTGCAAACCATATCCAACTCTCAATAA
- a CDS encoding plasmid segregation centromere-binding protein ParR has translation MFQWSKKVVKSVTFNPEVADESLLAVVENYLEQLPDKTFSDICKEALWQSLCVPEAVKPSPKTEPTDSVETKIDQLQRQVADLQERFFANESRRLESIESHILQLTQQIADLAIMVSERPVIQSSTPSAAVQEVANTTYVDYPPEEVDPVISRLSQFLDDF, from the coding sequence ATGTTCCAATGGTCAAAAAAGGTAGTGAAATCGGTCACGTTTAACCCAGAAGTTGCTGATGAAAGCTTGTTAGCAGTTGTGGAAAACTATTTGGAGCAACTACCTGACAAAACTTTTAGCGACATCTGTAAAGAAGCCCTATGGCAATCTTTATGTGTACCGGAAGCTGTAAAACCTAGTCCAAAAACAGAACCAACAGATTCGGTTGAAACAAAAATCGATCAGTTGCAACGTCAAGTGGCTGACCTACAGGAACGTTTTTTTGCGAATGAATCTCGGCGTTTAGAGTCCATAGAAAGCCATATTTTGCAACTTACCCAACAAATCGCGGATTTGGCAATTATGGTCAGTGAGCGGCCAGTTATTCAGTCTTCAACTCCATCAGCAGCAGTACAAGAAGTAGCTAATACTACTTATGTAGATTACCCCCCGGAAGAGGTTGATCCCGTTATCAGCCGCCTGAGTCAGTTTCTTGATGATTTTTAA
- a CDS encoding Gfo/Idh/MocA family protein produces the protein MQNSMSVAEPNSYTQRNQPKPIRIGVIGVGNMGQHHARILSSMKDVELVGVSDINVERGLETASKYKGHFFEDYCDLLPHVEAVCVAVPTRMHYAVGINCLLAGIHVLIEKPIAASISEAESLVNAAADSQCILQVGHIERFNPAFKELSKVLKTENLLALEAHRMSPYSDRANDVSVVLDLMIHDIDLLLELAASPVVKLTASGTRSLDSGYLDYVTATLGFANGIVATLTASKVTHRKIRRIVAHCKNSFTEADFLNNEILIHRQTNHNTLTDHRQVLYRQDGLIEKVYTTNVQPLSAELEHFVNCVHGGNQPSVGGEQALKALRLASLIEQMALEDRVLNPLDWQSEAKVQSLTPTV, from the coding sequence GTGCAAAATAGCATGTCAGTGGCAGAACCAAATTCATATACACAGCGAAATCAACCAAAACCAATTCGCATAGGCGTAATTGGGGTGGGTAACATGGGACAACATCACGCTCGCATACTGAGTTCAATGAAAGATGTTGAACTAGTCGGTGTGTCAGATATTAATGTTGAACGAGGCTTAGAAACAGCTAGTAAATACAAGGGACATTTTTTTGAAGATTACTGCGACTTGCTACCCCATGTGGAAGCAGTTTGTGTTGCTGTCCCCACTCGGATGCATTACGCAGTAGGCATCAACTGTCTATTGGCTGGAATTCATGTTTTGATTGAAAAGCCAATTGCTGCCAGCATTTCTGAGGCAGAATCACTAGTAAATGCTGCGGCTGATTCTCAGTGCATTTTGCAAGTCGGTCATATTGAGCGTTTCAATCCAGCATTTAAGGAACTGAGTAAAGTTCTCAAAACAGAAAATTTGCTAGCCCTAGAAGCTCATCGCATGAGTCCTTACTCAGACAGAGCAAATGATGTTTCCGTGGTTCTGGATTTAATGATCCACGACATTGACCTGCTATTGGAACTAGCTGCTTCTCCAGTGGTGAAATTAACGGCTAGCGGTACTCGTTCTTTGGATTCTGGGTATTTGGATTACGTGACAGCCACCTTGGGCTTTGCCAATGGTATTGTTGCTACTTTAACTGCCAGCAAAGTCACTCACCGGAAAATCCGCCGGATTGTAGCTCACTGCAAAAACTCATTTACAGAAGCAGATTTTCTCAATAATGAAATTTTAATCCACCGACAAACAAATCATAATACTCTGACTGACCATCGACAAGTGCTTTACAGGCAGGATGGTTTGATTGAGAAAGTTTATACCACTAATGTCCAACCCCTGAGTGCAGAATTGGAGCATTTTGTCAATTGCGTACACGGTGGTAATCAACCTTCGGTAGGTGGTGAACAAGCTCTCAAAGCGCTCAGATTAGCCAGTTTAATTGAGCAAATGGCTTTGGAAGATCGGGTTTTGAATCCATTAGACTGGCAATCTGAAGCCAAAGTGCAGTCCTTAACCCCAACAGTTTAA
- a CDS encoding DedA family protein — translation MLESIINTINSLGYWGIALLMFVENLFPPIPSELIMPLAGFTARTTPDKLNIVGVFFAGLLGSVVGALVWYYPGKLLSEQRLITLADKYGQWLTISGQDITKAKHWFDQQGNKAVFIGRLVPGIRTLISVPAGMSNMHLLPFLFYTTLGSAVWVGLLTYSGYALGSQYEVVEKYLAPVSKIVLGSLVLVFVAWLFERRRKSTRS, via the coding sequence ATGCTCGAATCGATCATTAATACTATTAACTCTTTGGGCTATTGGGGAATCGCTCTACTGATGTTCGTAGAAAATCTGTTTCCGCCCATTCCTTCAGAATTGATTATGCCACTGGCAGGATTTACCGCCAGGACAACCCCGGACAAGCTCAATATTGTTGGCGTATTTTTTGCAGGACTTTTAGGTTCTGTAGTGGGCGCGCTTGTCTGGTACTATCCAGGTAAGTTGTTGAGTGAACAGCGTTTAATAACTTTAGCCGACAAGTACGGGCAGTGGTTGACGATATCCGGACAGGATATCACTAAGGCAAAGCACTGGTTTGATCAGCAAGGTAATAAAGCAGTATTCATTGGTCGCCTTGTACCGGGAATTCGCACTTTGATTTCTGTTCCCGCAGGTATGAGCAATATGCACTTGCTGCCATTCTTATTTTATACAACTCTGGGTAGCGCTGTCTGGGTAGGTTTGTTAACATACTCAGGATACGCGTTGGGTAGTCAGTATGAAGTTGTGGAAAAGTACCTTGCCCCTGTATCTAAAATCGTGTTGGGGAGTCTGGTGCTGGTATTTGTTGCCTGGTTATTTGAACGTCGCCGAAAAAGTACCAGAAGCTAA